CGTCAGCGGGGCGACCAGCGCGAGCAATGCGACGGGTGCGGCCAGGAGCGGCACCCACCATGTCGGCAGGCCGGGGACGAATCCCACCCAGCCCGCGAGGTCGGCGGTCGGGAAGCCCGCTGCCAGCAGCGCACGACCCGCGGCATCCGCCGCCACCTGCGGTCCCGCCCACACCGCTCCCGGATCCGCGAGCAGCCCCCACACGTTCCCGGCCCGCACCTGGTACCAGACCAGGGGCGCCGCCAACAGGGCGGACGGGATGATCAGCCAGATCAGGTGGGAGAGCCCGCGTCCCGCACGCATCGACAGGACGAGCACGACCATGCCGACCCAGATCAACGCGAGCGCAGGAGCCAGCGAGGGCGCGCATGCCAGGACTGCGACCAGGAGCAGGGATGCCGCGCCCGCTGCCACCCACGACCTGCGCGCCACTGATCCGGCGTAGAACAGCCAGGGCAGCAGCAGGTGGAGCATCACGGCCGCCGGCCGCCCCGCGGTGAGCGCGACCAGCAGGGTCGGGGCCAGAGCCCACACGACTCCCCCGGCGATGCGCAGCAGGGGGCGATCGGTCACGCGGGTGGCGGCGAACCACCCACCCAGTGCGGCCAGCGGAAGTGCCAGGAGCCACAGCACGACCAGCGCCCGTGACGGCTCGGCGGGTGAGAGACTGCCGATCACGGCGAGCAGGCTCGAGAACGGATCCGCCGGGCCGATGCTCTCGAGTCCGACCGTGCGCAGTCCGTACAGGGCGTTGGACCACAGCTGCCCGAGGCTCGTGGAGAGCGGCTGCAGGGCGCCGCCGCCGAGGACCGACCAGGCGGTCAGCGCGGGGAACGCGGCGACCGAGACGACTGCGGCACCCAGGACGAGCCAGGCTCCGCCGCCGATGAAGAACTTCAGCTCCCCGCGGCGCGGCGCCGCCGTGGCATCCGCATCGTCATCGAGCCGTTCGCGCATCTCCCGCGCCGACACACGCAGCGGGGAGATCAGCGACCACGGCGCGGAGCGGGAGGAGCGGATGCCACGGCGCGTGCGCGCCACGGCGCCGAGGCTCACCAGCCCGACCGCGGCTGCGCCCCACTCGGGCCCGACCAGGCCGGGCTGCTTGCGGACGATCTGCAGCAGGGTCCGCCAGACGGCGATCGGCAGGATCGAGAGCCAATGCAGGGGAACGGCGAAGGCGGGGGCGTAGGACAGCCAGCGGTGCAGCTGCGCGCGGCGGGACGCGAAACCGCGGCGACGACGCCGAGCGGGCGTGAGCGGCGCGGGCAGCCCGGCGACGCCGTCGCCGGACACAGCGATCAGCGCGGTCGGGGCGAGCAGCACCCGCGACCCGGCGAGGCGGGCGCGCACGCCGAGGTCGAGTCCTTCGTCGGCACCCGAGAGGCCTCGGTCGATTCCGGACAGGGTCCGCCAGGCATCCGCTCGGACCAGGATGCCGCGCACATCCGATCCCAGTACGTCTTCCTGCGCGTCGTGCTGACCCTGGTCGAGCTCGTCGTCGGCCAGGCCCACCGAGCGGCCGAAGCCGGTCATGCTCACCCCCAGCGAGACGATCTCGGTCCGGTCGGCCCAGCGGACGAGCTTCGGCGCGACGAACGCCACCGAGGGCGCCAGTTCCAGCGCGCCGACCAGGCGGGCCAGAGCCTCGGGTTCGGGCGCAGTGTCCTGCGCGAGGAGCCACACCGCATCGCCGGTCAGGCGCAGGGTCGCCATGGCGGTCGCCGCCGCGTACGAGGTGCCGGCCGGGGCGGCGATGACGGATTCCGCCGTGGACGAGCGGGCGACCTCGGTCACACCGGAGTCCTCGCCGCACGTGACGATCGTGAGGGCATCCAGCGGCTGGGACTGCTCGGCCAGCGCGGCGAGCGTGCGCCGCAGATGGTGCGCCGCCGGTGTGCGCCCGTCGGGGCGCACCACGAGGATGGCGTGAACTCTGGCGGGCATAGGCGTTCAGCCTAAACGCGGGTCGCGCGGCACCCGGGCGTACGCGCCGTCGGCGGCGGAACCCGCGAGATTCCGGCGCGCTGGCGGATCAGCCCGCGCGTCGCTTCAGCTTGCGGCGTTCGCGCTCGCTGAGGCCGCCCCAGATGCCGAAGCGCTCGTCGTTCTGCAGCGCGTATTCCAGGCACTGGTCGCGCACGTCGCACGTGGTGCAGATGCGCTTCGCGTCGCGCGTGGAGCCGCCCTTTTCCGGGAAGAAGGCTTCCGGATCGGTCTGCGCGCACAGCGCGTCGGTCTGCCAGCCGAGCGGGTTGCCGTC
This portion of the Microbacterium pygmaeum genome encodes:
- a CDS encoding glycosyltransferase, translating into MPARVHAILVVRPDGRTPAAHHLRRTLAALAEQSQPLDALTIVTCGEDSGVTEVARSSTAESVIAAPAGTSYAAATAMATLRLTGDAVWLLAQDTAPEPEALARLVGALELAPSVAFVAPKLVRWADRTEIVSLGVSMTGFGRSVGLADDELDQGQHDAQEDVLGSDVRGILVRADAWRTLSGIDRGLSGADEGLDLGVRARLAGSRVLLAPTALIAVSGDGVAGLPAPLTPARRRRRGFASRRAQLHRWLSYAPAFAVPLHWLSILPIAVWRTLLQIVRKQPGLVGPEWGAAAVGLVSLGAVARTRRGIRSSRSAPWSLISPLRVSAREMRERLDDDADATAAPRRGELKFFIGGGAWLVLGAAVVSVAAFPALTAWSVLGGGALQPLSTSLGQLWSNALYGLRTVGLESIGPADPFSSLLAVIGSLSPAEPSRALVVLWLLALPLAALGGWFAATRVTDRPLLRIAGGVVWALAPTLLVALTAGRPAAVMLHLLLPWLFYAGSVARRSWVAAGAASLLLVAVLACAPSLAPALALIWVGMVVLVLSMRAGRGLSHLIWLIIPSALLAAPLVWYQVRAGNVWGLLADPGAVWAGPQVAADAAGRALLAAGFPTADLAGWVGFVPGLPTWWVPLLAAPVALLALVAPLTQRWASGIALLVIAALGIATAFGAVGFAVVFTQSQAVAIWPGTGLSLAWLGALGGALAALDAGLAPRMAAVRSLATVVVLLAVVVLSVPALTATARHADVLTNGPVSTLPAYVAAEGKDDPEVGTIVLTPQNEGGVSARVVWGGSETLDGQATMLTTRITASAQDEQVAMLAADLVTSAAEDVVAELAENGLSFVLLAPSGEPETDNARAFRLAAATALDQRSGLDAVGETAKGELWRVTQEVQARPAEPKAAHDLGRGLALAQLVAVGIALLLAVPTAASRRQARRTSRVVGPYWQEGR
- a CDS encoding WhiB family transcriptional regulator, with the protein product MTGYRSGVPDNWFVDPVQLGVPGVRRPLEGDDGNPLGWQTDALCAQTDPEAFFPEKGGSTRDAKRICTTCDVRDQCLEYALQNDERFGIWGGLSERERRKLKRRAG